DNA from Candidatus Aminicenantes bacterium:
GAAGATGGGAACAAAAAATGACGTTGATTCGATCGGCCTTCCGAGGGCATGGCCAAGCACGCAGTGGATTGCTGCCATTGCCCTATTCATTCTTTGCGCCCTTGGCGCTGGCGCCTCCGATCTGGTGCAAACGGGACTGGAAAACAGCAGGCTGCGCTCCCTCACCATGGACGCCTTTTTTGACCCGGCCCGCAATTTTCTGGATGCGGCCGTCCGTCTGCACTTTGCCGATCCGGCTCCTGAGCGGTGTTTGTTTCTGGCCGAAGGCCTGGAGGTCAACTCCGTTTGCAGCGGATCGAAGACAAAACTCAGTTTCAAGCAGGATTCCGGCTTGGTGTTCGTGCAAGGAAGCGGGGAAATGGAATTGGAACTCCGCTACAGCGGCCGGCTCGTTCGCGTTCAAGACCCGATTGACGCATCCGCGAGCCAGGATATTCCTGAAATGCCGATCATGGCGGACGATTGTTATTTCCTTTCCTACCTCCAGGATTTCTACCCGCATCCGAAGCTTGACTTTATACCGCTGCAAATGAATATCCGCATTCCCAACGAATGGAACTGCCTGGGCAGCGGCACGCTGATCGGCGTGGAACCGGAATCCGCTTCTAACACCTATAGGTTCGAAAACGCGCAAGCCAAAGGCCTGACGTTCGTCGTTGGCCGTTTTCAGCAAGTTGGCCTCGTTGGCGGGGCGATCCCCATCCGGCTCCACGGCTGGCCCGCCTGCAACTATAAGGATTATTTCACCGACGCAAACATGGCCCAGGCCCTCTCTTTTTTGATTGAGCATTTCGGCCCTCTCGACCTGCCGGAATTGAATGTTTTGTTCAGGAGCGGGCGCTGTTTCAGCGGCACCAGCTACACGGGTCTTATCGTCCTGAACCTGGAGGAGCCCTCGTCGCGCTTTTTGGCCGCTGCCGCCAAGAAAACCCAGTCCGAATCAATGTTTTCGATCATCGACGCCAAAACCGACCTGTTGATCCACGAGCTGGCCCACCAGTGGTGGGGCGGTTTGGTATCCTGGAAAACCTCGGCCGACAATTGCATCACCGAAGGGCTGGCCACCTTTTCCACATTGCTTTATTTGCGTGAAAGCCAAGGAGAAAAAGCCTACCGGAATGCTCTCAAGCGGCTGAACCAGCAGGTGAAACGATACGCCGATCTGGGAGTTCCCGCCCAAGGGGTTTCGCTGAAACTGATGAACCGCGGCAGCGCGGTTTATCAAGCCCTGGTCTACGTCAAGCCGGCGCTGATGCTGGCCGCCCTCGCCGACCGGCTCGGTGAAAAGGAATTGCTTTTCCGCTTGCGGGCCATTCTCGCGAAACGACGCGGCTGCAACCTGGACACGGCTGAGTTCCTGAGCCAGTTGAGCGCAGGTGACCGTGAATTGAGCATG
Protein-coding regions in this window:
- a CDS encoding M1 family aminopeptidase gives rise to the protein MNFDPNPELTLTDSGCGRTGGVREEKMGTKNDVDSIGLPRAWPSTQWIAAIALFILCALGAGASDLVQTGLENSRLRSLTMDAFFDPARNFLDAAVRLHFADPAPERCLFLAEGLEVNSVCSGSKTKLSFKQDSGLVFVQGSGEMELELRYSGRLVRVQDPIDASASQDIPEMPIMADDCYFLSYLQDFYPHPKLDFIPLQMNIRIPNEWNCLGSGTLIGVEPESASNTYRFENAQAKGLTFVVGRFQQVGLVGGAIPIRLHGWPACNYKDYFTDANMAQALSFLIEHFGPLDLPELNVLFRSGRCFSGTSYTGLIVLNLEEPSSRFLAAAAKKTQSESMFSIIDAKTDLLIHELAHQWWGGLVSWKTSADNCITEGLATFSTLLYLRESQGEKAYRNALKRLNQQVKRYADLGVPAQGVSLKLMNRGSAVYQALVYVKPALMLAALADRLGEKELLFRLRAILAKRRGCNLDTAEFLSQLSAGDRELSMFLGLWLFKKGLPPDAPGR